In Bacillus cytotoxicus NVH 391-98, the following are encoded in one genomic region:
- a CDS encoding helix-turn-helix transcriptional regulator has translation MNCKLKVILAERMIKQSALAKRAGITDQTLSMIVRGKSEPTLRVAMRIAKALDMKVEDIWNEEKE, from the coding sequence ATGAATTGTAAATTGAAAGTAATTTTAGCTGAAAGAATGATTAAACAATCAGCATTAGCGAAACGTGCTGGAATAACAGATCAAACGTTAAGTATGATAGTAAGAGGAAAAAGTGAACCGACATTACGGGTCGCTATGCGTATAGCAAAAGCACTTGATATGAAAGTGGAGGACATATGGAATGAAGAAAAGGAGTGA
- a CDS encoding N-acetylmuramoyl-L-alanine amidase: MKRGMKWSFSIAVTFILVLSIATSTFADRVLIIPDLPKIPYRNGVGAYEGVVAHSTATPEAPAINIQKYESRTWRNAFVHYAVDWNETIQIASANYIAYGAGPYANKRFVHVELCETADYTKFKRSYEKYVKLLAKILRNRGLSVEKGLWTHSDVTHYLGGTDHEDPLSYLRKHGVSEAQFRADVKRAYHNSNVEVSVPEKPSKPEEVPTAVTDGIAYIEGYNVNLRKGPGTSYSKIRQLNKPEAYIVWAEKDGWLNLGANQWIYYNPSYVRFNKKSTVDSSIVGKRVVSKVNNLRFYNSPSWQDKDVAGTVDAGLGFTIDAKVTVNGSPQYKVHNSKGKTYYITASKAYVYVK, from the coding sequence ATGAAAAGGGGAATGAAGTGGAGTTTTTCAATTGCAGTAACATTTATTTTAGTGCTATCTATTGCTACAAGTACATTCGCTGACAGAGTTTTGATTATTCCAGATTTACCTAAGATTCCATATAGAAATGGTGTAGGGGCTTATGAAGGTGTTGTGGCGCATAGTACAGCAACTCCAGAAGCGCCAGCAATTAATATTCAAAAATACGAGTCTCGTACATGGCGTAATGCATTTGTTCATTATGCGGTCGATTGGAATGAAACAATTCAGATTGCATCCGCAAATTATATTGCATATGGTGCAGGGCCATACGCAAATAAACGATTTGTGCATGTAGAGCTATGCGAAACAGCTGATTATACAAAATTCAAACGTTCATATGAAAAATACGTAAAGTTATTAGCAAAAATCTTGCGTAATCGTGGTTTATCTGTAGAAAAGGGATTGTGGACACACAGCGATGTAACGCACTATTTAGGTGGTACAGATCATGAAGATCCACTATCTTATTTACGCAAGCATGGTGTATCAGAAGCACAATTTCGTGCTGATGTAAAACGTGCATATCATAATTCAAATGTAGAAGTGTCTGTTCCTGAAAAACCTTCTAAACCAGAAGAAGTTCCAACGGCTGTTACAGACGGTATTGCTTATATCGAAGGATACAACGTTAACTTACGTAAAGGGCCAGGGACAAGTTATTCTAAAATTCGTCAGTTAAATAAGCCAGAAGCATATATTGTATGGGCCGAAAAAGATGGATGGTTAAATCTTGGAGCGAATCAATGGATTTACTACAATCCTTCTTATGTACGATTTAATAAAAAAAGCACAGTCGATTCCTCGATTGTCGGGAAACGTGTTGTTTCTAAGGTTAATAACTTACGTTTCTACAATTCTCCGTCTTGGCAAGATAAAGATGTAGCTGGTACAGTTGATGCAGGATTAGGATTTACGATTGATGCAAAAGTAACTGTTAACGGTTCCCCACAATACAAAGTGCACAATAGTAAAGGAAAAACATACTATATCACAGCGAGCAAAGCCTATGTATATGTGAAGTAA
- a CDS encoding hemolysin XhlA family protein, with protein sequence MEGLQEVRNDMQEMKQEIKEIRFDIKSLEMRTTGNEKDIDNINKQLDKISANTTWILRLIVGGIVGAILTFLLKGGGM encoded by the coding sequence GTGGAGGGGTTACAAGAGGTAAGAAACGACATGCAAGAAATGAAGCAAGAAATCAAAGAAATAAGGTTTGACATTAAAAGCTTGGAAATGCGTACAACAGGCAACGAAAAAGATATTGATAATATCAACAAACAGTTAGATAAAATCAGTGCTAACACGACTTGGATTTTACGCCTCATTGTTGGTGGAATCGTGGGAGCTATTCTTACTTTCTTATTGAAAGGGGGTGGTATGTAA
- a CDS encoding phage tail spike protein, translated as MKMNGILHVVDFKTEQIVSAIQPDDYWDDKRHWELKNNVDTLDFTVFDNTKHAATLMQQNLVLKEVRDGHIVPYVITEIEKNSNNRSVTVYASGEWILLAKAGYIMPQRIESKTVNEFIDMALPGTKWKRGRTEYAGFHTMTIDEPISPLKFLKDIASLFDLEIVYRCEVAGSQVVGRYVDMVKRRGRVTGKEVTLGKDLKGIVRRENSQNICTALFGFVRGENEKIITVENINNGLPYIVDNDAFQRWSENGQHKFGFYTPETEDLNMTDKRLMTLMEIELKKRINSSVSYEVDAQDISRVLGLAHEEINEGDTIRIKDTGFTPKLYLEARAIAADESFTDPTQDKYVFGDYREIVDPNEELRKLYNKIRGSLGSKANKELLEQLEKLAEQAKGEAEQAIRESQAAKDLSEKLKENIEQNMVEIIESANPPTTNLKPNKTLWRDINGRPGILKIWTGAVWETVAPDIEPLKQEIESTKTELNKKVEVVQNEQGEVNQKIVEMEKTNVGFKTSIEELTKQGNEIGDKVNTIEHTVEGTQQTITDIQSTTDTLTKTTNEMKQTVDTNSSTIQKVQQDQSIISKDVTQVKQAVGSLETTVKNVTEAQTEQGQVISQQSSQIKQLSNEVSSKVTAKQVEEYIGGIGSQNKLINAIFTEKKIDDRGNELSKTPSYKGWKVYSGAGGIVQPDSSLTKDNDYTIKVQVSDQPDNKYYGISQTIPCQPGEQLVASVYIYTKDKSVIDQSGALELKFNNGSTHIKQFSKEFEFVNHNWVRIVLPVTAPNEPITQVEFRLQLRRNGEIWFAHPMLQNGTKPSSFFPNPKDLTNYQETLDKLADKVATEEFNKKTTELSSAIEQTNESIKSKVEKTEVYTKEQANEQFATNAYVKTMESVIEQNAEEINLRVKSGEIAAALNMTHQQVLINANKINLVGHVTAQHIKGQVLEGVKLKTSADPQTGRYIEISQRNIFFYDDKNEKRVYLGFYNRPDGGLQPTFMLGRGAGDADKLSGTMALTQIVPKINGQYDYSRAVGQLEMITYYNANENAFSSDNYIRFWRQNSGMTIFAAGQLLLESNNLIDISTNWTHSEGKNIQLKATRNFYAEAHNVVDLRANNGFFFPDSKGQWIFPKKDLNPGKNSIAFFDNGSDADLRLAYIRIRSSHIHEYSNKVQFIRSGDSSTKYAPIEIGALRIYKQDNIATGNIWAEGKIYSEGSPVTSSKKLKTNIRDVDFSPLEKVMSLELKQYNRKHEIPTLYKMRENKPSDKTEPYTINDIRTEYGFIADYTDEVFKDDEVEAIELYALSSISAGAIKELNIKLEQEKKELQNRITALEDLVQKLINEKTEQQ; from the coding sequence ATGAAGATGAACGGAATTTTACATGTCGTAGACTTTAAAACAGAACAAATTGTATCAGCTATCCAGCCGGACGATTATTGGGACGATAAACGTCACTGGGAACTCAAGAATAATGTAGATACACTTGATTTTACAGTGTTTGATAATACAAAACATGCAGCAACTCTTATGCAGCAGAACTTAGTATTAAAAGAAGTTAGGGACGGCCATATTGTTCCTTATGTAATTACTGAAATTGAAAAGAATTCTAATAATAGGTCAGTAACTGTCTATGCATCGGGCGAGTGGATTCTATTAGCTAAAGCGGGATATATCATGCCGCAACGAATTGAAAGTAAGACAGTAAATGAGTTTATCGATATGGCATTGCCAGGAACGAAATGGAAGCGGGGACGTACAGAATATGCAGGCTTTCACACGATGACTATCGACGAACCTATCAGCCCACTTAAATTTCTAAAAGACATAGCTTCTTTATTTGATTTAGAAATTGTTTATAGATGTGAAGTAGCGGGTTCACAGGTGGTGGGCAGATACGTCGATATGGTAAAAAGACGTGGGAGAGTTACGGGTAAAGAAGTTACTTTGGGTAAGGACTTAAAAGGTATTGTACGCAGAGAAAACTCTCAGAACATTTGTACAGCACTTTTCGGTTTTGTTAGAGGTGAAAATGAAAAGATAATCACCGTCGAAAATATTAATAATGGTCTCCCTTACATTGTGGACAACGATGCATTTCAAAGGTGGAGTGAGAACGGTCAACACAAGTTTGGATTTTATACACCAGAAACCGAAGATTTAAACATGACAGATAAACGTCTTATGACATTAATGGAAATCGAGTTAAAAAAACGTATTAATAGTTCTGTCAGCTATGAAGTTGATGCACAAGATATTAGTCGTGTGCTCGGCTTAGCACATGAGGAAATCAATGAAGGCGATACAATTCGAATTAAGGACACGGGCTTTACACCGAAACTTTATTTAGAAGCAAGAGCGATTGCTGCTGATGAATCATTCACAGACCCTACACAAGATAAATACGTATTTGGTGACTATCGTGAGATTGTGGACCCGAACGAAGAATTAAGGAAGCTATACAATAAAATTCGTGGTTCTTTAGGAAGTAAAGCGAATAAAGAGTTACTAGAGCAATTGGAAAAGTTAGCAGAACAAGCAAAAGGTGAAGCGGAACAAGCCATTAGAGAATCACAAGCAGCAAAAGATCTATCTGAGAAGCTGAAAGAAAATATAGAACAAAATATGGTTGAAATCATTGAATCAGCTAATCCACCGACTACGAACCTTAAGCCTAACAAGACCCTTTGGCGTGATATTAATGGGCGGCCAGGAATTTTAAAGATATGGACAGGTGCTGTTTGGGAAACTGTTGCTCCAGACATTGAACCTTTAAAACAGGAAATCGAGTCTACGAAAACAGAGTTAAATAAAAAAGTAGAAGTTGTTCAAAATGAACAAGGTGAAGTGAATCAAAAAATTGTGGAAATGGAAAAAACGAATGTAGGATTTAAAACTTCCATAGAAGAATTAACCAAACAAGGTAATGAAATTGGCGATAAGGTTAATACCATCGAACACACTGTGGAAGGTACACAACAAACAATCACTGATATCCAGTCCACAACAGATACGCTTACAAAAACGACAAACGAAATGAAGCAAACGGTAGATACTAATAGTTCAACAATTCAAAAAGTACAGCAGGATCAATCGATTATTAGCAAAGATGTGACTCAAGTTAAACAGGCGGTAGGTAGCTTAGAAACAACTGTTAAAAATGTTACTGAAGCTCAGACAGAACAAGGACAGGTCATTTCACAACAATCATCTCAAATTAAACAACTGAGTAATGAAGTGAGTTCTAAGGTTACAGCGAAGCAAGTTGAAGAATACATCGGTGGTATTGGGTCGCAGAACAAGTTGATTAACGCTATTTTCACAGAAAAGAAAATAGATGATCGAGGGAATGAACTTTCTAAAACGCCTTCTTATAAAGGTTGGAAAGTTTATAGTGGGGCTGGTGGAATTGTTCAACCAGACTCTTCATTAACAAAAGATAATGACTATACAATAAAGGTCCAAGTTTCTGATCAGCCAGATAATAAATATTATGGCATAAGCCAAACAATTCCTTGTCAACCTGGAGAACAGCTAGTTGCATCTGTATACATTTATACAAAAGATAAGTCAGTCATAGATCAGAGTGGTGCTTTGGAATTAAAGTTTAATAATGGCAGCACTCATATTAAACAATTCTCAAAAGAATTTGAATTTGTTAATCATAACTGGGTTCGTATCGTTTTACCTGTGACAGCACCAAATGAACCTATAACTCAAGTTGAATTTCGTTTACAGCTTAGGAGAAACGGAGAAATTTGGTTTGCTCATCCAATGTTGCAAAATGGGACAAAGCCTTCTAGTTTCTTTCCGAACCCTAAAGACTTAACAAACTATCAAGAAACGCTTGATAAACTTGCGGATAAGGTAGCGACAGAAGAATTTAACAAAAAGACTACAGAGCTGTCTTCTGCTATTGAACAAACAAACGAAAGTATTAAATCCAAAGTAGAAAAAACTGAAGTGTACACCAAAGAACAGGCTAATGAGCAATTTGCAACTAATGCTTATGTAAAAACAATGGAATCAGTCATTGAGCAAAATGCTGAAGAAATCAATTTAAGGGTAAAATCCGGAGAAATTGCGGCTGCTCTTAACATGACACATCAACAAGTTCTAATTAATGCGAATAAAATCAACCTTGTTGGCCATGTAACAGCTCAGCATATTAAAGGGCAAGTATTGGAAGGGGTAAAATTAAAAACATCAGCCGATCCACAAACAGGAAGATATATAGAAATTAGTCAACGGAATATATTCTTCTATGATGACAAAAACGAAAAAAGAGTTTATTTAGGTTTTTACAACAGACCAGACGGAGGGTTACAACCTACATTTATGTTAGGACGTGGTGCTGGTGATGCTGATAAATTAAGCGGAACAATGGCTCTTACTCAAATAGTCCCTAAAATTAATGGACAATACGATTATTCGCGGGCTGTAGGTCAATTAGAAATGATTACTTATTATAATGCAAATGAGAATGCGTTTAGTTCCGATAATTATATACGATTTTGGAGACAAAATAGTGGCATGACTATTTTTGCAGCAGGTCAACTCCTGCTTGAATCTAATAACTTGATTGACATATCAACTAATTGGACTCATAGTGAAGGGAAAAATATTCAGTTAAAAGCAACGAGAAATTTTTATGCGGAAGCTCACAATGTAGTGGATTTAAGGGCGAATAATGGATTTTTCTTTCCGGATTCGAAAGGTCAGTGGATTTTTCCAAAAAAAGACCTAAATCCAGGTAAAAATTCGATTGCATTCTTTGATAATGGTAGTGATGCAGATTTAAGGCTTGCGTATATAAGGATAAGGAGTTCTCATATACATGAGTATTCGAATAAAGTTCAGTTCATAAGATCGGGTGACAGCTCAACGAAATATGCGCCTATAGAAATCGGCGCTCTACGTATTTACAAACAAGATAATATCGCTACTGGTAACATTTGGGCTGAAGGGAAGATATATTCAGAAGGTAGCCCAGTTACTAGTTCGAAAAAATTAAAAACAAATATAAGGGACGTTGACTTTAGTCCGCTTGAAAAAGTAATGTCTCTTGAATTGAAGCAATATAACCGCAAGCACGAAATTCCCACTCTTTATAAAATGCGAGAAAATAAACCATCGGATAAAACAGAGCCGTATACAATTAATGATATTCGAACTGAATATGGATTTATAGCTGATTATACTGATGAGGTGTTTAAGGATGATGAGGTTGAAGCAATCGAACTTTATGCTCTTTCTTCAATTTCAGCAGGAGCCATAAAAGAATTGAACATCAAATTAGAACAAGAAAAAAAGGAATTACAGAATCGTATTACCGCGTTAGAAGATTTGGTTCAAAAACTGATAAACGAAAAAACAGAGCAGCAATAG
- a CDS encoding distal tail protein Dit, whose translation MGKLGFSFNDIRKDYILMLVGRKRPTWAPIRRRLVRVPHRAGAYLMNTETEERRIDVPIFIKANKDIADLQKIKEDLADWLFTQEPAELIFDDEPDRTYLAVVDGELDLEELVNKGKGVITFVCPMPYKLGKMQTHAFERTWTTEITSRFKNAGSVEAPALIEIDVEQPSTFLDVWFGKYPSERNYFRIGYPLTVEEKTVQERERVMWDEMSTTVGWTPVTGQFDDMKGTGSFKVRDGYALYCEDYGKEKGFHGAIAKKNIPSGPLQDFEMEAWVRLKSANIGQMGRVEVLLLDEASNIVTRINMNDLYWDAELTKAHMKIGNAGTPGSLRKLVDTNGSHPNTFNQFYGRLRVARRGNQWSVYVARFKDGTEIDDASLVERWIDESGNPMTSRKIAQVMISIMAWDVNDPVSVMSIDDLKIWKVNKVPENTKPYIFDKGDKVVIDAEKSLVTINGKDAINIKDIFSDFPVVIRGDNRVDIMPGDVGVATISFRERYR comes from the coding sequence ATGGGGAAATTAGGATTTTCATTTAACGATATTCGAAAAGATTATATTCTCATGTTAGTTGGTAGGAAGCGCCCAACGTGGGCTCCAATCAGAAGGAGATTAGTAAGAGTCCCTCATCGTGCAGGGGCTTATTTAATGAATACCGAAACAGAGGAACGTCGTATAGACGTTCCTATTTTTATTAAGGCCAATAAAGATATAGCTGATTTACAAAAAATAAAAGAGGATTTGGCAGATTGGTTATTTACTCAAGAACCAGCTGAATTAATTTTTGATGATGAGCCAGACCGAACATACCTTGCTGTTGTCGATGGTGAGCTAGATCTTGAGGAGTTAGTTAATAAAGGAAAAGGTGTTATTACTTTTGTTTGCCCAATGCCTTATAAACTAGGAAAAATGCAAACTCATGCGTTCGAACGAACTTGGACAACAGAAATAACTTCTCGCTTTAAGAATGCTGGGAGCGTAGAAGCACCTGCACTAATTGAGATTGATGTGGAACAACCCTCGACATTTTTAGACGTTTGGTTCGGAAAATATCCTAGCGAAAGAAATTACTTCCGCATTGGCTATCCCCTCACTGTAGAAGAAAAAACGGTACAGGAGCGCGAACGTGTCATGTGGGATGAGATGTCTACTACAGTAGGATGGACTCCTGTTACAGGTCAATTTGACGATATGAAGGGTACGGGCTCTTTCAAAGTGAGAGATGGTTACGCGCTTTATTGTGAGGATTATGGGAAGGAAAAAGGATTTCATGGCGCAATCGCCAAGAAGAATATCCCGTCAGGACCGCTTCAAGACTTTGAGATGGAAGCGTGGGTGCGTCTGAAATCAGCGAATATCGGGCAAATGGGGCGTGTGGAAGTGCTTCTTTTAGATGAAGCAAGCAACATTGTTACACGTATCAATATGAACGACCTCTATTGGGATGCTGAACTGACAAAAGCGCACATGAAAATCGGAAATGCCGGAACACCAGGTAGTTTACGTAAGTTAGTCGATACAAACGGGTCACATCCTAATACGTTTAACCAATTCTACGGACGCTTGAGAGTAGCTAGACGAGGGAATCAATGGTCTGTATATGTAGCGCGTTTTAAAGATGGAACGGAGATTGACGATGCTTCATTAGTAGAACGCTGGATTGACGAAAGTGGAAATCCAATGACTAGCAGAAAAATAGCACAAGTTATGATTTCGATTATGGCGTGGGATGTCAATGATCCAGTTTCAGTGATGAGTATCGATGACTTAAAAATCTGGAAAGTGAATAAAGTACCCGAAAATACCAAGCCTTATATTTTCGATAAAGGCGATAAAGTCGTTATCGATGCCGAGAAAAGTTTGGTGACGATTAATGGTAAAGATGCGATAAATATCAAAGATATTTTCAGTGATTTTCCAGTTGTGATACGTGGTGATAACAGGGTTGATATTATGCCGGGCGATGTAGGCGTAGCAACGATCAGCTTTAGGGAGCGATACAGATAA
- a CDS encoding phage tail tape measure protein, with protein sequence MANEINNLVVRLSLDNINFRQGIANSGRAVRTLQNELRSISTGMGGFASASQQTRAKMDVLNRIIEAQKEKVRALRQAYDQNKAKLGENNAATQRYAAQVNRAVADLNRFENELKQLNRQAEQKGIEKLNNSLKALQAEFRSITTGMGGFANAADQTRAKIDVLTRMVDKQKEKVRELQSVYNRVKAEEGEASQSAQRYAEQIHRATAELNRFETELQRSNRELEQQGNRLLNFGNRMETLGNHLQNAGAQIGIVFGGMTYAIGRGLKSAVTESMNFEQQMANVKAVSGATGNEMKKLSDLSVEMGEKTKFSSVEAGKGVEELIKAGVGLTDIINGGLEGALNLATAGELELGEAAEIASTALNSFKADNLSVAEAANILSGAANASATDVRELKYGLSMASAVAAGTGLTFKDTSTALAVFAQNGLKGSDAGTSLKTMLLNLVPSTKEATRTMFDLGLGAMDTNKAMQFLEERGIKPQGSSWEELAQQIHKYLEEQEGLGRYTKEHAKAWEKLLEEQNMYSSAFYDAHGKIKSLADISQLLKEKLAHLTDAQRQQALQTMFGTDAIRAANILYKEGADGVKNMYTEMSKVTAADVAATKINTLSGRIELLKSAFSTMKKTIGDALAPVISVFVAGLQKLVDGFNSLPAPVQKTIAIIGGVVLALTAVATAIGVVLAAAGAIVSGIGALATALGIVGGAAGLASAAVGVLGSAIAVLTGPVGLVAAALIGTGVVAYKAYQKATEDSIDSVNRFAENTEGKVSSSTKKVLGEYFKLSDGIRQKLTEIRLNHEVITEEQSQKLIGQYDKLANTIIEKTNARQQKEIEGLKKFFADSYVLTSEEENKRIEQLNQHYEQEKLKTQEKENKIKEILQTAAQEKRELTTSERISIQALQDEMDRVAVEHMTKNQMEQKVILENMRVQASEITARQAAEVVENSAKARDKVIEDAKKTRDEKIAEAIRQRDENKTITADEANAIIAEAKRQYDSTVSTAKDKHKEIVNEAKAQAGEHANQVDWETGQIKSKYQVMKDDVVQKMRDLWSDVKNKWEDLKKSTSQKVEEIKNTASQKWEDMKKAVRDKMQEVKSSVQDKWQEVEKFFSSIDLFSIGKSILEGLGRGIDAASGGLFSKAAGIAKEIKDTISGALEINSPSKVMIPLGSAVPEGLGVGIDKGQVFVVSAAKRVVGALNSQMKNIGPVFSSIASDGLRKISEQDLFQLNGNDPLTEYFNAIFVDGDWQNDWITHLPANMRDIVKNIGKQFERFAGLTKVEVNRFPKWQEVLSDNPEEIWYRPLEPLTQQSYMTSLNKEINLTVNMTNSLDGKELSKGTYRYTTEFQDREMERRKQFEG encoded by the coding sequence ATGGCAAATGAAATCAATAACTTAGTTGTCCGACTGTCTCTGGATAATATTAATTTTCGACAAGGTATCGCAAATTCTGGTCGTGCAGTACGTACATTGCAGAATGAACTAAGGTCTATCAGTACAGGTATGGGCGGATTTGCAAGCGCAAGTCAACAAACACGTGCAAAAATGGATGTTTTAAACCGTATTATTGAAGCACAAAAAGAAAAAGTTAGAGCCTTAAGACAAGCATATGATCAAAATAAGGCGAAACTCGGTGAAAATAATGCGGCTACTCAGCGATATGCTGCACAAGTAAATAGAGCTGTAGCAGATTTAAATCGTTTCGAAAATGAACTTAAACAATTAAACCGACAAGCAGAGCAAAAAGGAATTGAGAAGCTCAATAATTCGTTAAAAGCATTGCAAGCTGAATTCCGATCCATCACCACCGGGATGGGCGGATTTGCGAACGCCGCGGACCAAACGCGAGCTAAAATCGATGTTTTAACACGAATGGTTGATAAGCAAAAAGAAAAAGTTAGAGAATTACAATCTGTTTATAATCGTGTAAAAGCAGAAGAAGGCGAAGCGAGTCAATCGGCACAACGTTATGCGGAGCAAATTCATAGGGCTACTGCTGAATTAAATCGATTTGAAACAGAATTACAGCGTTCCAATCGTGAGTTAGAGCAACAAGGCAATCGCTTATTAAACTTTGGTAATCGTATGGAGACGTTGGGGAATCATCTACAAAATGCTGGTGCTCAAATTGGTATTGTTTTTGGTGGGATGACCTATGCCATAGGACGTGGATTGAAGTCAGCGGTAACCGAGTCTATGAATTTCGAACAGCAAATGGCAAACGTCAAGGCTGTTAGTGGTGCTACTGGTAACGAAATGAAAAAACTCAGTGATTTATCAGTTGAAATGGGAGAGAAAACAAAATTCTCGTCTGTGGAAGCAGGTAAAGGTGTAGAAGAGTTAATAAAAGCAGGTGTCGGTTTAACGGACATTATTAACGGTGGTTTAGAAGGCGCTCTTAACTTAGCAACAGCTGGAGAATTAGAACTAGGTGAAGCGGCTGAGATTGCATCTACAGCACTAAATTCATTTAAGGCAGATAACCTCTCTGTAGCAGAGGCAGCTAATATTTTATCTGGCGCAGCTAATGCTTCTGCTACAGATGTACGCGAATTAAAATATGGATTATCCATGGCATCGGCAGTCGCGGCTGGTACAGGTTTAACATTTAAGGATACCAGTACGGCTTTAGCGGTTTTTGCACAAAATGGATTAAAAGGTTCTGATGCAGGTACATCTTTGAAAACGATGCTTCTTAATCTAGTACCTTCTACAAAAGAAGCGACACGTACTATGTTTGATCTAGGTCTTGGTGCAATGGATACAAACAAAGCTATGCAATTTCTTGAAGAAAGAGGTATAAAACCGCAAGGAAGTTCATGGGAAGAGTTAGCTCAACAAATTCATAAATACCTTGAAGAACAAGAAGGGTTAGGACGTTATACAAAAGAACATGCGAAAGCATGGGAAAAATTATTAGAAGAGCAAAATATGTATTCCAGTGCTTTTTATGATGCCCATGGAAAAATTAAATCTTTAGCAGATATATCTCAATTACTTAAAGAAAAACTTGCTCATTTGACCGATGCGCAAAGGCAACAAGCTCTTCAAACGATGTTTGGTACTGATGCTATCCGTGCAGCGAACATTCTATATAAAGAAGGTGCTGACGGTGTAAAAAACATGTATACAGAAATGTCTAAAGTAACCGCGGCGGATGTTGCAGCTACAAAGATTAATACTTTATCAGGTCGTATTGAATTATTGAAAAGTGCATTTTCAACTATGAAAAAGACAATTGGTGATGCACTTGCCCCTGTTATTAGCGTGTTTGTTGCTGGGTTACAAAAACTTGTTGATGGATTTAACTCACTTCCCGCTCCTGTACAAAAGACAATAGCGATTATAGGTGGTGTTGTACTTGCTTTAACTGCAGTTGCCACAGCTATTGGTGTAGTCCTAGCGGCAGCTGGAGCGATAGTATCGGGAATTGGAGCATTAGCGACTGCATTAGGAATTGTAGGTGGTGCGGCAGGTCTTGCTAGTGCTGCAGTGGGTGTATTAGGAAGCGCAATTGCTGTTTTAACGGGGCCAGTCGGATTGGTAGCAGCTGCACTCATCGGAACAGGTGTAGTTGCTTATAAAGCGTATCAAAAGGCAACTGAAGATAGTATCGACAGTGTAAATCGTTTTGCCGAAAATACGGAAGGGAAAGTAAGTTCTTCTACAAAGAAAGTTCTTGGTGAATATTTTAAGTTATCTGACGGTATTAGACAAAAATTAACTGAAATTAGATTGAATCACGAAGTAATAACAGAAGAACAGTCGCAGAAGTTAATTGGTCAATATGACAAATTAGCTAACACAATTATTGAAAAAACCAACGCAAGGCAGCAAAAAGAAATTGAAGGACTTAAAAAGTTTTTTGCTGATTCATATGTTTTAACTTCTGAAGAAGAAAACAAACGTATAGAACAATTGAATCAACACTATGAACAAGAAAAGTTAAAAACACAAGAAAAAGAGAATAAAATTAAAGAAATTCTTCAAACAGCTGCTCAAGAAAAACGGGAATTGACTACATCAGAAAGGATTTCTATACAGGCTTTACAAGATGAGATGGACAGAGTTGCGGTTGAACATATGACCAAGAATCAAATGGAACAAAAGGTCATCTTGGAAAATATGCGTGTACAAGCGAGTGAGATTACAGCTAGACAGGCAGCGGAAGTTGTAGAGAATAGTGCCAAAGCAAGAGATAAAGTTATTGAAGATGCGAAAAAGACTCGTGATGAAAAGATTGCAGAGGCAATTCGTCAGCGTGATGAAAATAAAACGATTACTGCTGATGAAGCGAACGCAATCATTGCAGAGGCAAAACGCCAGTATGATAGTACAGTTTCTACAGCGAAAGATAAACATAAGGAAATTGTAAACGAAGCAAAAGCGCAGGCGGGTGAACACGCAAACCAAGTTGACTGGGAAACAGGTCAAATTAAATCGAAATATCAAGTCATGAAAGATGATGTAGTTCAAAAAATGCGGGATTTATGGTCAGATGTTAAAAATAAATGGGAAGATCTAAAAAAATCTACAAGCCAAAAAGTAGAAGAAATAAAAAATACAGCTTCTCAAAAATGGGAGGATATGAAAAAAGCTGTACGAGATAAAATGCAAGAAGTAAAAAGTAGTGTGCAAGATAAATGGCAAGAGGTAGAAAAATTCTTTAGTTCTATCGATTTATTTTCTATTGGTAAAAGTATCTTAGAGGGACTTGGAAGAGGAATAGATGCAGCTTCTGGGGGTTTATTTAGTAAAGCTGCAGGGATTGCTAAAGAAATTAAAGATACTATTTCTGGAGCGCTTGAAATAAATAGCCCAAGTAAGGTTATGATCCCTTTGGGTAGTGCTGTTCCAGAAGGCCTTGGAGTGGGTATAGATAAAGGACAAGTATTTGTTGTAAGCGCCGCGAAAAGGGTAGTAGGTGCTTTAAACTCTCAAATGAAAAATATTGGACCAGTATTTTCTAGTATAGCATCAGATGGTTTACGTAAGATTTCAGAACAAGATTTGTTCCAATTAAACGGCAACGACCCGCTTACTGAATATTTCAATGCAATATTTGTAGATGGAGATTGGCAAAACGATTGGATTACACATTTACCTGCTAATATGCGCGATATTGTTAAGAATATAGGGAAACAATTCGAACGTTTCGCAGGACTAACAAAAGTCGAAGTAAATAGATTTCCAAAATGGCAAGAGGTTTTATCTGATAATCCAGAGGAGATATGGTACAGACCTTTAGAACCACTGACTCAACAAAGTTACATGACGTCGTTAAATAAAGAAATCAATCTTACTGTCAATATGACAAACTCACTAGATGGAAAAGAACTATCAAAAGGAACGTATCGTTATACAACAGAGTTTCAAGATCGTGAAATGGAAAGAAGAAAGCAATTTGAGGGGTGA